The genomic segment GCCGACCGCACTGGCCGCGCTGGGCCGCCCGATGCCCGAGCGCCTGTTCATCGGCCGGCCCGCCTCGGTGGTCGAGGGGCGCCCCGACGACCTGCCGACCGCCATCGCCATGCCGGCCGACGCCGACCGCGAGGCGGGTGCCCAGCAGCGGGTGGCGAGCTGGTTCTTCGGTCTGCTCGCCGCCCTGCAGTGCCTGCTCGCCGTCGCGGTGGTACCGCTGCTGCGGCGGGCCCGCCGGCCGGCCGGACCGGTCGGCCCGGCGCCGGCACCCCGGTGGGTGGTGACGGCCGTCGAAGTGCTGCTCATCGCCGCGGCGATGGCCATCCCGGCGGCCCTGGTCGCGGACGCGGTGCCGTGGTGGCGCAGCGCCCACGCGGGCATCTACTTCGGCGCCGTGATCGCCCTCGCCCTCGGCGCGGCGACCGCCGCCGTCCGGCTGGTGCCCGCGTACCGGTGGACCCTGGGCCCGATGGCCGGCGTGGCCGGTCTGGCGGCGGTCGTCGTCGGCGCGGACGTGGTGACCGGCGCCCGGCTGCAGCTCAACGGCGTGACCGGCTACTCGGCGTTGGAGGGGGGCCGGTACTCCGGCCTGGGCACCGTGGGGCTGGGCGTCTTCATCGCCGGTGTCCTGCTGGTCGCCGGCTGCCTGGCCCAGCAGGTCCGGCGGACCTGGCGGCCGGCGGTGGTGGTGCTGGTCGGCGGGCTCGGCGTGGTGGTGGTCGGCAGCCCCTACCTGGGCGCGGACCCGGTCGGCGCGGTCGCGCTGACCGCCGGGGTGGCCATCGCGGCGGCGATCAGCACCGGAGGCTGGCTGACCCTGGGCCGGCTGGCGTGGGCGTCGATGGCCGGGATCGCGGTGACGGTGGGATTCGCGGTGCTCGACCTGCGCCGCCCCCCGGAGGAGCGGGGCAGCCTCGGCCGGTTCCTCAGCGCCCTGGGTGACGGCACCAGCGGGTTGACGGTGCACCGGTCCAGCGCCGCCAACCTGGACGCCCTGGCCGGCAGCCCGCTGACCGTGCTCGCGCTGGTGGGCGCGGTGCTGATCTGGTTCGCGCTGTTGCGCCCCTGGGGTGGCCTCAAGCGGCTCTTCGGCATCTATCCGGCGGTCCGCGCGGGGATGGGCGGCACGGCGGTCGCGACGGTGATCGGCGGCCTGCTCGGCGGGTCGGCGCTCAACGTCGCCGGGGCGGCGGCCGCCCTGACCGTGCCGATGGCCGCGTTGGCCGCCCTGCGGGTGCTGGCCCACGCCGCCGACCGCACCCAACCGGCGACCCGGGCCGTGGACGGCCCCGTCCCGCCCGACCCCGTTGCGTCCGACGCCGGGCCGTCCCGTCCCGTCCCGGCCGGCTCCGGGTCGGCGGCCGAGCCCGCCACGGCCGGCTCCGGGTCGGCCGCCGAGCCCGCCACGGCCGGCTCCGGGTCGGCCGCCGGGTCGGCCCCGGAGCGGCCCGCCGGGCCGGCCCGGGCGGCACCACCGGGTGCGGCGGGTGGGCTGGCCAGGTGAGGTGTTACCGTGGAGTCCCGTGGATCGAGTGATCACTTTCCTGATCAGCACGTCGGTCTGCACGACCGCAACGGACGACCACGGGAGCAGGCGTTGGCCCCTTCAGCACGGACGACCAGGCACATTTTCGTCACCGGAGGCGTCGCCTCCTCGCTGGGTAAGGGCCTGACCGCCTCCAGCCTCGGAAACCTGCTGACAGCGCGCGGCCTGCGGGTCGTGATGCAAAAGCTGGACCCCTACCTGAACGTCGACCCCGGCACGATGAACCCGTTCCAGCACGGCGAGGTGTTCGTCACCGACGACGGCGCCGAGACCGACCTGGACGTCGGCCACTACGAGCGGTTCCTGGACCGGGCGCTGTCCGGCAAGGCGAACGTCACCACCGGGCAGATCTACTCGGAGGTGATCGCCAAGGAGCGGCGCGGCGAGTACCTCGGCGACACCGTCCAGGTGATCCCGCACATCACCAACGAGATCAAGTCCCGGATCCGGGCGATGGCCGACCCCGACCCGGCCGACCCGGGCGCCGGCCCGCCGGACGTGGTGATCACCGAGGTCGGCGGCACCGTCGGCGACATCGAGTCGCTGCCGTTCCTGGAGGCGATCCGGCAGGTCCGCCACGACCTCGGCCGGGACAACTGCTTCTACCTGCACGTGTCGCTGGTGCCGTACCTGGCCCCGTCGGGCGAGTTGAAGACCAAGCCGACCCAGCACTCGGTGGCCGCGCTGCGCAGCATCGGCATCCAGCCCGACGCGATCGTCTGCCGGTCCGACCGGGAGATCCCGGACAAGCTCAAGCACAAGCTGTCGCTCTACTGCGACGTCGACCGGGAGGCCGTGATCGCCGCCCCGGACGCGCCGAGCATCTACGACATCCCGAAGGTGCTGCACCGCGAAGGGCTGGACGCGTACGTCGTACGCCGGTTGGGGTTGTCCTTCCGGGACGTGGACTGGACCCGCTGGGACGACCTGCTGGAGCGGGTGCACCACCCGCACCACACCGTGCGGGTGGCCCTGGTCGGCAAGTACGTCGACCTGCCGGACGCGTACCTGTCGGTGAGCGAGGCGATCCGGGCCGCCGGCTTCGGCCACCGGGCCCGGGTGCAGCTGGTCTGGGTGCCCAGCGACGAGTGCGTGACCGCGGCCGGTGCGGCGGCCGCGCTCGCCGGGGTGGACGGGATCGTGCTGCCCGGCGGGTTCGGGGTACGCGGCATCGAAGGCAAGATCGGCGCCGCCCGGTACGGCCGGGAGAACGGCATCCCCACCCTCGGGCTCTGCCTCGGCCTGCAGTGCATGACCATCGAGGTGGCCCGCAACCTGGCCGGCCTGGACGGCGCCAACTCGCTGGAGTTCGACGAGACCGCGAGCCACCCCGTCATCGCCACCATGGCCGACCAGGAGGAGATCGTGGCCGGCCGGGGCGACCTGGGCGGCACCATGCGGCTGGGCGCCTACCCGGCCCGGCTGGCGGACGACTCGCTGGTCGCCGATGCGTACGGGACGACGGAGGTCAGCGAGCGGCACCGGCACCGGTACGAGGTGAACAACGCCTACCGGGACGTGCTGGAAAAGGCCGGCCTGCGGATCTCCGGCACCTCCCCGGACGGCCGGTTGGTCGAGTTCATCGAGCTGGACCGGTCGGTCCACCCGTTCTTCGTGGCCACCCAGGCCCACCCGGAGCTGAAGAGCCGGCCGACCCGGCCGCACCCGCTGTTCGCCGCGTTCGTGCGGGCGGTGGTCGGTTACGCCGCCGCGGACCAGCTGCCGGTGGAGCTGGGACCGCCGGTCGCGACGCCGGACGGGTCGGCGGAGCGGGCCGCCCTGGAACAACCGTTCGTGGTGCCGGACGAGGAACCCGCGCGGCGGGCCGGCCGCAACGGCGCCGCCCGGCAGGCGAAGGCGAACTCGCCGTCATGACCGGAAACCCGGATGACGGGTACCGGGTGCTGTCCCGGACCCGGCGCTTCGACGGCGCGATGTTCTCCGTCTTCACCGACCGGGTCACCATGCCCGGCGGCCGGGAGGCGGCCCGCGACTACCTGCTGCACGTCGGCGCGGTCGGGGTGGTCGCCCTCGACGACCGGGACCGGGTGGTGCTGGTCCGCCAGTACCGGCACCCGCTCGGCGGGTCGATCTGGGAACTGCCCGCCGGCCTGATCGACGTCGCCGGGGAGGACCTGCCGGCGGCCGCGCTGCGCGAGCTGGCGGAGGAGGCCGACCTCACCGCCGACCGGATCGACCTGCTGGTGGACCTGCACACCTCGCCCGGCTGCTCGAACGAGCTGATCCGGATCTACCTCGCCCGCGACCTGGCCGACGTCCCCGCCGACCAGCGGTACGAGCGCCACGACGAGGAGGCCGACATGCTGGTCCGCCGGGTGGATCTCGACGAGGCGGTGGCGATGGTGCTGGCCGGCGAGATCACCAACGCCGCCTGCGTCGCCGGGCTGCTGGCCGCCGCCCGGGCCCGCGACGCCGACTGGGCGCCGCTGCGGCCCGCCGCCACGCCGGTGCGCCGGCCGGCCCCGCCGCCGGTCGCCGATCACGGCGGTGACCAGGGGATCTGCCAGCCGGTGCCGAGCCGGTTCTAGACTTCGCGCGACGCCGGCGGCAACGGAGCCGTCGGCGCCGGACAGCCGGGGGTGGCATCCCCGGAGAGAGGTGTCTGCATCGTGAAGGTCGGGATTCCCCGCGAGGTCAAGAACCACGAGTACCGGGTGGCGATCACGCCCGCCGGTGTGCACGAGTTCGTCCGCAGCGGGCACGAGGTGTTCATCGAGGCCGGCGCCGGAGCCGGCTCGTCGATCACCGACGCGGAGTTCGCCGCGGCGGGCGCGACGATCCTGGCCGGCGCCGACGAGGTCTGGGGCACCGCCGAGCTGGTGCTCAAGGTCAAGGAGCCGATCGCCGAGGAGTACCCGCGGCTGCGCCCCGGCCAGGTGCTCTTCACCTACCTGCACCTGGCGGCGTCCAAGGCGTGCACCGACGCGCTGCTGGACCGGCGGGTGACCGGCATCGCGTACGAGACGGTGGAGACCGCCGACCGGGTGCTGCCGCTGCTCGCCCCGATGTCGGAGGTGGCCGGCCGGCTGGCCCCGCAGGTGGGCGCGTACCACCTGATGCGCTCCGGCGGTGGCCGCGGCGTGCTGATGGGCGGCGTCTCCGGGGTGTACGCCGCGAAGACCGTGGTCATCGGCGCCGGTGTCTCCGGCATGAACGCCGCCGCGATCGCGCTCGGTCTGCAGGCGGAAGTGCTGCTGCTGGACCGCAACATCAACCGGTTGCGGCAGGCCGACGCGATCTACCGCGGCCACCTGCAGACCGTGGCCTCGAACACCTACGAGGTGGAGCGGGCGGTCCTCGACGCCGACCTGGTCATCGGCGCGGTGCTGGTGCCCGGCGCGAAGGCGCCGACGCTGATCTCCAACGAGCTGGTCTCCCGGATGAAGCCCGGCAGCGTGCTGGTGGACATCTCGATCGACCAGGGCGGCTGCTTCGAGGACTCCCGACCCACCACCCACGACGACCCGGTCTATCCGGTGCACAACTCGCTCTTCTACTGCGTGGCGAACATGCCGGGCGCCGTGCCGCACACCAGCACCTACGCGCTGACCAACGTCACCCTGCCGTACGCGCTGGAGCTGGCGAACCTGGGCTGGCGGGAGGCGATGCGCCGTGACCCGGCGCTGGCGGCCGGTCTGAACACCCACGACGGGCGGGTCACCTACGGGCCGGTGGCCGAGGCGCACGGGATGGGCAGCGTCTCCGTCGCCGAGGCGATCGCCGCCCCGGGACCGGCCGGTGGGGCCGGCTGAGCCGGCGGCGCCGGCCCAGCCGTCGGCCGCGCTGCGTCGGGTGGTCCGGGGCTACCTGGACCACCTGACGGTCGAGCGCGGGCTGTCGGCCAACACGCTGTCGTCGTACCGGCGCGACCTGGAGCGCTACCTGACGACGCTGGCCGCGGCCGGGATCGAGGACCTGGCCGCGGTCGGGCCGGCCGAGGTCACCGAGCACGTGGCCCGGCTGCGGGAGGGGGACGAGGCGCATCCGCCGCTGGCGGCCGCGTCCGCGGCCCGGGCCGCCAGCGCGGTACGCGGCCTGCACCGGTTCGCCGCCCGGGAGGGGGTGGTCGGCCGGGACGCGAGCCGGGACGTCCGCCCGCCGGTCCCGCCGCGGCGGCTGCCCCGGGCGCTGGCCGTCACCGAGGTGCTGCGCCTGCTGGAGACCGCGGCCGGGCCGGGCGACCCGGCCGGCCCGCTGGGGCTGCGCGACCGGGCGCTGCTGGAGTTCCTGTACGGCACCGGGTCGCGGATCTCCGAGGCGGTCGGCGCCGCCGTGGACGACCTGGACCTGACCGACGGGGTGGCGCTGCTGCGCGGCAAGGGCGGCCGGAACCGGCTGGTCCCGATCGGCGGGTACGCCACCGAGGCGCTGCGGGCGTACCTGGCGCGGGGCCGGCCGGACCTGGTCGGCGCGGGGCGCGGCGGGCCGGCGGTGTTCCTCAACGCCCGCGGCGGCCGGCTGTCCCGGCAGAGCGCCTGGAGCATCCTGCGGCGGGCCGCCGAGCGGGCCGGACTGCCGGTCGACGGCGCCGCCGCCGTCTCCCCGCACACCCTGCGCCACTCCTACGCCACCCACCTGCTCGACGGCGGTGCCGACGTGCGGGTGGTGCAGGAACTGCTCGGGCACGCCTCGGTGACAACCACCCAGGTGTACACGTTGGTGACGGTGGACCGACTGCGGGAGGTCTACGCCACCTCGCACCCGCGGGCGCTGAGCTGACCGCTGCCGCACGACCGTCGCACCTGCCGTGTCGACACGCCGACACGGTGTTCCCGGCCCTGCTGGCCGGTGGCGTACAGTCGGCATCGGCGCGGGCCTGTGGCACGGCACCCGGGGGTCGCGACGGCACCGCGGCTTCCGGTCGGAGGGCCAGGCCGGATCGGAAGACGGACGCCAGTCGGCCCCGACGCCGGCAGTCGTCGGGAGGGGGGCGGACCAGGACATGGCTGACAACGGTGATCGTGCCGAGGCGTGGACCTCGGCGCTCCGCGAGCAGCAGTCCGCGTTCGACCTCGGCGCGGAGCTGGGTCCGGCCGACCCGGCCGCCTACACGATCCGCAAGCCGATCCCCGAGCCGATGCCGACCGACCGGCACGGCCCGGCCCGGATCATCGCGCTGGCCAACCAGAAGGGCGGGGTGGGGAAGACCACCTCGACCATCAACCTGGGCGCCGCGCTGGCCGAGTACGGCCGCAAGGTGCTGCTCGTCGACTTCGACCCGCAGGGCGCGCTCTCGGTCGGGCTGGGGGTCAACCCGCACAACCTGGACCTGTCGGTCTACAACCTGTTGATGCAGGACGACGTCACCGCCGAGGACGTGCTGATCAAGACCGACGTGGCCGGGCTGCACCTGCTGCCGGCCAACATCGACCTGTCGGCCGCCGAGATCCAGCTGGTCAACGAGGTCGCGCGGGAGATGGCGCTGGCCCGGGTGCTGCGGTCGATCCGCAAGGAGTACGACTTCATCCTGATCGACTGTCAGCCGTCGCTCGGCCTGCTGGCGATCAACGCGCTGACCGTCTCGCACGGCGTGCTTATCCCGCTGGAGTGCGAGTTCTTCAGCCTGCGCGGGGTGGCGCTGCTGCTGGACACCATCGACAAGGTGCGCGAGCGGCTCAACTTCGACCTGGAGCTGGAAGGCATCCTCGCCACCATGTACGACTCCCGCACCACGCACTGCCGGCAGGTGCTGCAGCGGGTGGTGGAGGCGTTCGGCGACAAGGTCTACCAGACGGTGATCACCAAGACCGTCAAGTTCCCGGAGTCGACCGTCGCCGGCGCGCCGATCACGTCGCTGGACCCGGCCTCGTCGGGCGCCCGCAACTATCGGCAGCTCGCCCGCGAGGTGATCGCCGCGCAGGCCGAGCGTTAGCCGGCGGTGCGCCGGGAAGCCGGTGGCTGGGGCCTCGCGGTCGCCGTGGACTACGGTCATCGGGTGACCGTGCCCCCCGTCGACGACCTCGCCCCGCCCGTGGGCGGGGACGACGCCCCGTCGGGCGGTGCGGCCGAAGGTGTTCCGGCCGAGGGTGTTCCGGCCGACGCGGTCGACTCCTCGTCCGGCCCGGCGGTGGACACCGTCGAATCCGGCAAGTTCACCGTGCGGCTGGCGAACTTCACCGGACCGTTCGACCTGCTGCTGCAGCTGATCGGCAAGCACAAGCTCGACGTCACCGAGGTGGCGCTGCACCAGGTCACCGACGAGTTCATCGCCTACATCCGGGCGATGGGTGACGACTGGGACCTCGACGAGGCCAGCGAGTTCCTGGTGGTCGCCGCGACGCTGCTCGACCTCAAGGCGGCCCGGCTGCTGCCCGCCGCCGAGGTCGAGGACGAGGAGGACCTGGCCCTGCTGGAGGCCCGCGACCTGCTCTTCGCGCGGCTGCTGCAGTACAAGGCGTTCAAGGAGGCGGCCGCGCACATCGCGGCGATGGAGGCGGTCGGGTCGCGCCGGTACCCGCGGGCGGTCACCCTGGAGCCCAGGTACGCCGAGGCGTTGCCGGATCTGGTGCTGGGGATCGGGCCGGCGCGGCTGGCGGCACTGGCGGTCCGGGCGATGACGCCGCGTCCGGTGCCGGTGGTGTCGATCGACCACGTGCACCAGGTGCGGGTCAGCGTCCGGGAACACGCCGCGCTGCTGCGCGACCGGCTCCGCCGGGTCGGCACCGCCACCTTCCGGGTGCTCTGCGCCGACTGCGAGTCCACCCTGGAGGTGGTCGCCCGGTTCCTGGCCCTGCTGGAGCTGTACCGGGAGGGTCTGGTCGGCTTCGCCCAGGTCCAGGCGCTCGGTGAGCTGACGGTGCGGTGGACCGGTCCGGCCGACGGCGGCGCCGAACTGCAGGTCGACGAGTACGCCGGGTCCCCGGCCGCGCCGACGACGGCCGGTCCGGCGGACGGCGGTCCGGTCGACGGCCGGGCGTCAGATGGTGGTGAGCCGGCGGGAGACCAGCCGGCGGCGACGATCGAGGAGCAGCCGAGTTGACCAGCCACGAGCGTCGGGACTCGCTGGCCGACCAGGCCGCGGCCTGGGTCCCGCCATGGGCCCGGGAGCGGCAACCGGCCGAGTCCTCCGAGCCCGACCCCGCCGCGGAGCCCCAGCCCGCTGAGGTTGCGCACGCTGGGGCCGAGTCCGCGGAGCTTGAGGCCGGTGAGCCGATTGAGGCCGGTCGGCCGGTTGAGGCCGGTGAGTCCGCTGAGATCTGGCCCGCCGAGTCTCGGCCTGCCGAGGCCGAACCCGCGCAGCCGCAGACCGCGGTCGATGAGCCTGGGGTCGTCGTACCGGAGACTCTTGACGGCGGCGAGGCCGTGGCGGACCGCGAGGTTGTCGCGGAGCCCGACGCTGTTGCGGTGCCCGAGGTCGTCGCGGAGCCCGAGGTCGTCGCGGAGCCCGGCGGTTTCTCCGATCCCGAGGCGGTGCGGGCCCCGAGGCTCCTGGCCGATGGCGGGTCCGATCGCGACGAGCCCGCCGGGCCGGCGGCGGTGGTTGCTCCTGGATCAGGGCGGCAATCCGTGGTCGGCGCCGCACCGGCGCTCCTTGACGAGGACGAGCTGCACGGGGCGTTGGAGGCGATCCTGCTGGTGGTCGACGAACCCGTCGCCGAAACCGTCCTCGCCCAGGTGCTGGAGCAGCCGGTCGACCGGGTCGGCGCCGCCCTGCTGCGGATCGCCCAGGGATACACCGAGGCGGGACATGGTTTCGAGCTGCGCCGGGCGGCCGGCGGGTGGCGGCTCTACACCCGGCCGGAATACGCCGGCTACGTGGAACGGTTCGTGCTTGACGGGCAGTCGGTCCGGCTGACCCAGGCGGCGCTGGAGACGTTGGCGGTGGTGGCGTACAAGCAGCCGGTGACCAGGTCGCGGATCTCGGCCATCCGAGGCGTCAACTGCGATGGCGTGATCCGTACCCTGATCTCCCGTGGGTTGGTCGAGGAGTGCGGCACCGAGCCGGACAGCGGCGCCCACCTCTACCGCACGACGATCCTGTTCCTGGAGAAGCTCGGCCTCGACACGGTCGACGAGCTTCCGCCGCTGGCCCCGTTCCTCCCCGATGACCTGGAAGAGATGACCGATGCCCCGCGATGACAGCCGTACCGCCGAGCCCCGGACCGCCGGCGGGGAACGCCTGCAGAAGGTCCTCGCGGCCGCCGGGGTCGGCTCCCGCCGGGCCTGCGAGGACCTCATCTTCCGCCGCCGGGTCACCGTCGACGGGCGGGTGGCGCAGCTGGGAGACAAGGTCGACCCGGCCTCGGCGGTCATCCACGTCGACGGCGAACGGCTGGTCACCGATACCCGGCTGGTCTATCTGGCGATGAACAAACCACGCGGGGTCGTCTCCACCATGGCCGACGAGAAGGGCCGGACCGCGCTGGCCGACTTCCTCGGCCGGGTCGAGGAGCGGGTCTACCACGTCGGCCGGCTCGATGCGGACAGCGAGGGCCTGCTGCTGCTGACCAACGACGGCACCCTCGCGCACCGGTTGACCCACCCGTCGTACGGGGTGCCGAAGACCTATCTGTGCGAGGTGGCCGGGCCGGTGAAGCGCAACGTGGGGCGGATCCTCAAGGCCGGGGTCGAGTTGGAGGACGGGCCGGCCCGGGTCGACGAGTTCCGGGTGGTGGACACCCTCGGACGGACCGCCCAGGTGGAGCTGACCCTGCACGAGGGTCGCAAACACATCGTCCGGCGGCTGCTGGACGAGGTCGGCCATCCGGTCTCCCGGCTGGTGCGGACGTCGATCGGGCCGATCCGGCTGGGCGACCTGCGCGCCGGGCGGACCCGGCGGCTGACGAACGCGGAGATCGCGGCCCTGTTCAAGGCGGTCGGCGACTGAGGACCGCGTCGCCGTTGCCGGCGCCGGCGTGGCGCGGGTCGCCCCGGCCGATGGCGGGCGCGGCCCGGACCGGCCCGGGGGGCATGATGGACCGCGACAGACCGGACGAGCGGCACAACGGTGCGCCGGCGGCGCCAACCGGTCCCGGTGGGCACCATGTCGATCTGGAAACATCCCGCGGGTCCGGGGGAGGACCCCGGGTGGTGGGGAACACCCCGAGTGGTGGAGGAGGAACGGTGGCAGAAATGGTACGGACCGGGCGATGTGTGGTCGCTGTCGACGGGCCGTCCGGTTCGGGCAAGTCCACCGTGTCCCGGCGGCTGGCCGGCGAACTCGACGCCCGTTACCTCGACACCGGCGCGATGTACCGGGCGATCACCTGGGCGGTGCTGCGCTCGGGGGTCGACCCGCAGGACGCCGACTCGGTCGCCAAGGTGGCGGGCGAGGTCGACCTGGAGATCGGGGTGGACCCGGTGGCACCCCGGATCAGTGCCGACGGGGTGGCGGTGGACCAGGAGATTCGGGGTCCGGAGGTGACCGGATCGGTCTCCGCCGTGGCCGCCGTACCCGCGGTCCGTGAGCTGATGGTGGCGCTGCAGCGCGACATCATCGCGGCGGCCGACCGGATCGTGGTGGAGGGCCGCGACATCGGGCAGGTGGTCGCCCCTGACGCGGACCTGAAGGTGTACCTGACCGCGTCGGCCGACGCCCGCGCCCAGCGGCGCAGCGCCGAGTACGCGGCCGACCTCTCGGCCACCGCCGCCGACCTGGCCCGGCGGGACCGGCTCGACTCCACCCGGGCGACGAACCCGCTCCAGCAGGCTCCCGACGCGGTGGTGCTGGACACCACGGCGCTGGGGATCGACGAGGTCGTCGGCCGGCTGCGGGCACTACTGGAAGGCCGGCTCTGCCGATGAACGCCAACGACGGTTGGGTGGAGTTGCGGGAACCGGACCTGGCGGAGGAGGAGCCGACCGGGCCGGTGCCGGTGGTCGCCGTGGTCGGCCGACCCAATGTCGGCAAGTCCACACTGGTCAATCGGATCATCGGTCGGCGGCAGGCGGTCGTCGAGGACACCCCCGGGGTGACCCGGGACCGGGTGCCCTACGACGCCCAGTGGTCGGGCCGTCAGTTCACGGTGGTCGACACCGGCGGCTGGGAGCCCGACGCCCGGGACCGCGCCGCGGCGATCGCCGCCCAGGCCGAGATCGCCGTGGCCACCGCCGACGTGGTGCTGTTCGTGGTGGACGCGGTGGTCGGCGCCACCGATGTCGACGAGGCGGCGGTACGGATGCTGCGGCGCAGCGCCAAGCCGGTGCTGCTGGTGGCGAACAAGGCGGACAACGCCGCCACCGAGGTGGAGGCGACCTCGCTCTGGTCGCTCGGCCTGGGGGAGCCGCACGCGGTCTCCGCCCTGCACGGGCGCGGTTCGGGTGACCTGCTCGACGCGGTGCTGGCGGCGTTGCCGGAGCCGCCGCCGGTCGGCGAGCCGGGCCCGCGCGGCCCGCGCCGGGTGGCCCTGGTAGGCCGGCCGAACGTCGGCAAGTCGAGCCTGCTCAACCGGCTGGCTCGCGAGGACCGGGCGGTGGTGGACGCGGTCGCCGGAACCACCGTCGATCCGGTCGACAGCCTGGTGGAGATCGGCGGGGAGGTGTGGCAACTCGTCGACACCGCCGGGCTACGCAAGCGGGTGGGTAAGGCCAGCGGTACGGAGTACTACGCCAGCCTGCGCACCGCCGGGGCGATCGAGGCGGCCGAGGTGGCCGTGGTGCTGCTGGACGCCAGCGAGCCGATCAGCGAACAGGACCAGCGGATCCTGTCCATGGTGACCGAGGCCGGCCGGGCGCTGGTGATCGCCTTTAACAAGTGGGACCTGGTCGACGCCGACCGCCGGTACTACCTGGACAAGGAGATCGACCGGGAACTGCGACGCATCCCGTGGGCGGTGCGGGTGAACGTCTCGGCCCGGACCGGCCGGGCGGTGGACCGGCTGGCGCCGGCGCTGCGTTCCGCGCTGCGCAGCTGGGAGCAGCGGGTGCCGACCGGGCAACTCAACCAGTGGCTCACCGCGCTGGTCCAGGCCACCCCGCATCCGGTACGCGGTGGCCGGGCGCCCCG from the Solwaraspora sp. WMMD1047 genome contains:
- the der gene encoding ribosome biogenesis GTPase Der, which codes for MNANDGWVELREPDLAEEEPTGPVPVVAVVGRPNVGKSTLVNRIIGRRQAVVEDTPGVTRDRVPYDAQWSGRQFTVVDTGGWEPDARDRAAAIAAQAEIAVATADVVLFVVDAVVGATDVDEAAVRMLRRSAKPVLLVANKADNAATEVEATSLWSLGLGEPHAVSALHGRGSGDLLDAVLAALPEPPPVGEPGPRGPRRVALVGRPNVGKSSLLNRLAREDRAVVDAVAGTTVDPVDSLVEIGGEVWQLVDTAGLRKRVGKASGTEYYASLRTAGAIEAAEVAVVLLDASEPISEQDQRILSMVTEAGRALVIAFNKWDLVDADRRYYLDKEIDRELRRIPWAVRVNVSARTGRAVDRLAPALRSALRSWEQRVPTGQLNQWLTALVQATPHPVRGGRAPRILFATQAGTRPPRFVLFTTGPLDAGYQRFVERKLREEFGFEGSPVEVSVRPRKKLGPGGRGKAHG